In Oryza brachyantha chromosome 2, ObraRS2, whole genome shotgun sequence, a single window of DNA contains:
- the LOC102709818 gene encoding uncharacterized protein LOC102709818, which yields MPEKLPPRRRRPMAAGSWVRSFHCKSTAAGDVAAAITALPKKPHHLLLPRSSCASSGDAHRNVSSSSAKAKPQSSSKQSSPAKKAKKHRLKAASVPPSPPPGPLGPVPALTELPAGHSSRQVVEIIFLSSWSPLPAAQHLPAALASAGVGGFTAEVEMLFRVHNPARAVARFEDYRAAVRARAGGASRSAADGNEMMRFSPAPPDGCSSAAGEDALRIRTFDGSGGAHANGRGPASGRRAMFLCRVIAGRVADGPAASDADADAEPVPSKEYDSVRAGKGELIVFDRRAVLPCFLIIYKL from the coding sequence ATGCCGGAGAAGcttccgccgcgccgccgccggccgatgGCGGCGGGGAGCTGGGTCCGGTCGTTCCATTGTAAGTCCACGGCGGCTGGAGACGTCGCCGCGGCCATCACGGCGCTGCCCAAGAAGCCGCACCACCTGCTTCTGCCTCGCTCCAGCTGCGCTAGCTCCGGCGACGCCCACAGGAacgtctcgtcgtcgtcggctaAGGCCAAGCCGCAGTCGAGCTCGAAGCAGTCTAGTCCGGCTAAGAAggcgaagaagcacaggcttaAGGCGGCGtccgtgccgccgtcgcctcctcctggCCCGCTTGGACCGGTCCCGGCGCTCACCGAGCTCCCGGCGGGGCACTCGTCGCGGCAGGTTGTCGAGATTATCTTCCTCTCGTCGTGGTCCCCGCTTCCGGCGGCACAGCATTTGCCGGCCGCGCTAGCTTcagccggcgtcggcgggttCACGGCAGAGGTGGAGATGTTGTTCCGCGTCCACAACCCTGCGCGCGCCGTGGCGCGCTTCGAGGACTACCGAGCCGCCGTGCGCGCTCGGGCAGGCGGGGCCTCCCGCAGCGCTGCCGACGGCAACGAGATGATGCGCTTCTCCCCGGCGCCTCCTGACGGGTGCTCCTCGGCCGCAGGCGAGGACGCGCTGCGCATCCGGACGttcgacggcagcggcggcgcgcacgcCAACGGGCGCGGGCCGGCCTCCGGCAGGCGGGCCATGTTCCTCTGCAGGGTGATCGCCGGGCGCGTGGCGGATGGGCCAGCAGcctccgacgccgacgccgacgccgagccaGTGCCCAGCAAGGAGTACGACTCCGTTCGCGCCGGCAAGGGCGAGCTGATAGTGTtcgaccggcgagcggtgcTCCCCTGCTTCCTCATCATCTACaagctgtaa